CACCCGCAGCTCAGCTTCCTGCTGGCCGATCTCTCGCCGGACCTGCACTTCCGTCAGCGGCTGATCGAGATGCAGAGCGAGCGGGAAAGGCTGGAGGCGGTGCGCGACCACCTGCGCCGGCAGGCCGAGAAAGAGCGCATCCGGCAGGCCATGGAGAAGGTGGTCCGCTCCAACGGCCACGGGCGCCATCTCTACCCGCAGTCCGAATAGCACCGACGCATGCAAGGCCCGCAGTTTCTGCTGATCGACGCCGACGACACGCTCTGGGAGAACAACATCTACTTCGAGCAGGCGTTCGACGAGTTCGTCGAGTTCCTTTCCCACTCGAGCCTGGACGCGGCGCAGATCCGCGCCGTGCTGGACGAAATCGAACTGGCCAACAGCCGCATTCACGGCTACGGATCGCTGAATTTCGGCCGGAATCTGCAGCAGTGCTACCAGAAGCTGGCGGAACGCGAGATCCGGCCCGAGGATCTGGAGACGGTGAAGAGCTTCGCCCTGCGCATTCTGGAGCAGCCGCTCGAGCTGATCGAAGGCGTCGAGGAGACGCTGGCCGAGCTCAGCGCGCGGCACGATCTGACGCTGTTCACCAAAGGGCATCCCGACGAGCAGCGCATGAAGATCGACCGCTCGGGCCTCGGCCGCTACTTCCGGCACACGGCGATCGTGAAGGAGAAGGACCGCGCCTCGTACGAGGCGCTGGTGCGGGAGCGGGGCCTGGATCCGGCGCGCACGTGGATGATCGGCAACTCGCCGAAGTCCGACGTGAATCCGGCGCTGGAAGCGGGGCTGAACGCCGTGTTCGTGCCGCACGCGCGCACCTGGACGCTGGAGCGCACGCAGCTGAGAAGGCCTGGGCCGGGCAGGCTGGTGGTGGTGGAGCGGTTCTCCGACCTGCGCGAGCTGTTCTGATCCGCTACCGGGCGCCCTGCGATTGCGCCGAAGCGCTCTCGTTGGGCGACCATAGGACCTCCGGCACGCCCAGCTGCACGTTGGCCCAGCGGCTCCAGACGAAGAGCGCGTCGCTCAGCCGGTTCAGATACCGCAGATTGACGGGGTCGATCCGCTCCTGCCGCGCGGCGGCGACCAGAAGCCGCTCGGCCCGGCGGCAGACGGTGCGGCAGATGTGCAGTTCGACCGAGAGGCGCGAACCGCCCGGAAGGACGAAGCTGCGGAGGGGCTCGAGCACGGCGTTGGCGCTGTCGATGTCGCGCTCCAGAGCGGCGACGTCCGCTTCGGTGATCCGCGCCTGCCGGGGGTGCACGCGCTCCGGCGTCGTTGCAAGGATCGAGCCGAGATTGAACAGCTCGTGCTGGACGCGCCTGAGCGTGCGGACCAGTCCGTCGAGCGCGGGCGCGGCAGGGGCCAGCTCCGAAGCCGTGACGGCGGCGGCGCCGACGAACGAGTTCAGTTCATCCACGGTGCCGTAGCACTCGATGCGGGGAGCGTCTTTGGGGACGCGCTCGCCGCTGGCGAGCAGCGTTTCGCCCGAGTCGCCCGTCTTCGTGTAGATGCGGTTCAGCGCCAGGCGCGGTTCTTCAAAAGGGGGATTCTCTGCCATGAGGGACGTATTTCCATTGTAGGGAGCCCAGGAGAGCGTGCGGGACATCGCCAGCGCGGCGGGGAAGCCGCGGCGGGTTCCGCACGGCGAACGGAGGGCGCGCAGAGGCCAGAAACGAGGGGCCGGCGATTTGACCGAAAGCCGGGACTATCTGGCCAGAAGCGGTTCGAGATGGCGGAAGACGAGCTCGGCGACCTTGCGGCATCCGGCGGCGTTCGGGTGGAGCATGTCCTCCTGCATGAGCGCCGGATTCATGGCCACCCCTTCGAGGAAGAACGGGATCAGGACGGCGCCGCGCTGTCTGGCCAGAT
This DNA window, taken from Bryobacteraceae bacterium, encodes the following:
- the pduO gene encoding cob(I)yrinic acid a,c-diamide adenosyltransferase, giving the protein MSRTLSWAPYNGNTSLMAENPPFEEPRLALNRIYTKTGDSGETLLASGERVPKDAPRIECYGTVDELNSFVGAAAVTASELAPAAPALDGLVRTLRRVQHELFNLGSILATTPERVHPRQARITEADVAALERDIDSANAVLEPLRSFVLPGGSRLSVELHICRTVCRRAERLLVAAARQERIDPVNLRYLNRLSDALFVWSRWANVQLGVPEVLWSPNESASAQSQGAR
- a CDS encoding haloacid dehalogenase produces the protein MQGPQFLLIDADDTLWENNIYFEQAFDEFVEFLSHSSLDAAQIRAVLDEIELANSRIHGYGSLNFGRNLQQCYQKLAEREIRPEDLETVKSFALRILEQPLELIEGVEETLAELSARHDLTLFTKGHPDEQRMKIDRSGLGRYFRHTAIVKEKDRASYEALVRERGLDPARTWMIGNSPKSDVNPALEAGLNAVFVPHARTWTLERTQLRRPGPGRLVVVERFSDLRELF